Proteins encoded in a region of the Coleofasciculus sp. FACHB-T130 genome:
- a CDS encoding response regulator yields MKSQASKKPKILVVDDEPDNLDLLYRTFHREYKVLRADNGPAALEILAHEGDVAVIISDQRMPLMSGTEFLSLTATQYPDIIRIILTGYTDVEDLVEAINAGKVFKYVTKPWDAAELKALVQQAMDTHNVLKVRTEELCRTLRRESLLNTVTNTIRNAQYRRGGSPLQQVLQTIVETVGHMLEVSVCILRPFQEDGMADEGFIYQRQEAKGKRQSSGLIISELSPSSGQRTAGQRTEEEGGSQESLEYTAPSSVLLPESSLGESETGQHNEDPHSVLSLQSSVLSQLVWETHDVEVINDVETDERLPGDTPVIRQRLEAMRQADIHSSLVVPLYCQLELMAVLALHQCGQPRVWQDDEIQLVVMVADQAALALSQARAYEQVSRLAQREALVNTITTAIRSSLDPQDIFAAITQQLGQALQVDGCALSLWRREDEFVQCVGLYDGAESLVLDTSVSEDPIFSSTSEAFVTKMQLAPHLGNHTSLQAKNPQLPHSVVPIAGNPVLQQLLNTQNPVAVHDLDRNPEMNGFDLPLRSPARALLVVPLLSDGQIIGSITLRQTNRPRRWHASEVELAQAVAAQAAIAVTQSRLYQKTRQQAERLLELDRQKTEFFQNVSHEFRTPLTLMLGPLESAVNQHQDMPYDQAAIALRNSRRLLRLVNQLLDIQRLDAGRMQASFRPCNLIEFIETIVEAFRPYCEKKGLQLTLEMKPCQPVYLDLERFDKVLYNLLSNAMKFTEAGGTIAVLVQPAGDHVRIQVSDTGIGIRPEQIPHLFERFRQAEGSVNRSYEGSGLGLALVKELVELHGGQISVESVYREGSTFTVWLQTGTAHLPLDQVLEVPTEVQSNRAAVELADLEVEEETGDWELLRQDEAASSLNSLPTESQPLSASSVNSSVIHTVLVVDDNPDLRAYVSRILLNDGYQVCMARNGNEGFAVAKERRPDLIVTDLMMPFVSGLDMIRMLRENPELKGTPIILLTAKVDEDTRIEGTERGADAYLAKPFNDRELLALVHNLLALKENERRVVELNSYLTESVLKRFLPPTMVQKAAKGELKLDLSPEPRLVTVLFSDIVGFTSLANTLRARRVAELLNEYLEAMTKAVFDNGGTVDKFMGDAILALFGAPEELTPNEQVRRAIGAARQMHASLEQLNQKWLEAGIVGTSDRAPVQFRCGIHQGTAVVGMFGGNQRSDYTAIGPSVNIASRLQEAAEPNCILVSAAVADYLDEQEMTKCSPLKLKGIDETVLTFAVELKESAGD; encoded by the coding sequence ATGAAATCCCAAGCCAGTAAAAAGCCCAAAATTCTGGTCGTCGATGACGAACCCGATAACCTCGACCTGCTCTATCGCACTTTTCATCGAGAATATAAGGTACTCAGGGCAGATAACGGCCCTGCGGCGCTGGAGATTCTGGCGCATGAGGGGGATGTTGCCGTGATCATCTCGGATCAGCGGATGCCCCTGATGAGCGGCACAGAATTTCTCAGCCTCACCGCCACCCAGTACCCAGATATTATCCGGATTATTTTGACGGGTTACACCGATGTGGAAGATTTGGTGGAAGCTATCAACGCCGGAAAGGTCTTCAAGTACGTCACCAAACCCTGGGATGCAGCTGAGCTAAAAGCGCTGGTGCAGCAGGCAATGGATACCCACAACGTTTTGAAGGTTCGGACTGAGGAACTATGCCGGACGCTGCGCCGCGAATCGCTGCTCAATACAGTCACGAATACCATTCGCAACGCCCAGTACCGGCGGGGCGGTTCGCCCCTTCAGCAAGTCCTCCAGACGATTGTGGAAACCGTGGGTCATATGCTGGAGGTCAGCGTGTGCATTTTGCGTCCCTTCCAGGAAGACGGGATGGCAGATGAAGGATTCATTTATCAGCGACAAGAGGCAAAAGGCAAGCGGCAATCCTCAGGACTCATCATTTCCGAACTGAGTCCATCGTCAGGACAGAGAACGGCAGGACAGAGGACGGAGGAAGAAGGCGGGAGTCAGGAGTCACTAGAATATACGGCTCCGTCTTCAGTTTTGCTCCCTGAGTCTTCTTTGGGAGAGAGCGAGACTGGGCAGCACAATGAAGATCCCCACTCAGTCTTGAGTCTTCAGTCCTCAGTTCTCAGTCAGTTAGTGTGGGAAACGCACGATGTAGAAGTCATTAATGATGTCGAAACAGATGAGCGACTTCCAGGCGATACCCCTGTAATTAGGCAACGCCTAGAGGCAATGCGACAGGCAGATATTCACTCTAGCTTGGTGGTGCCGCTGTATTGCCAACTGGAATTGATGGCAGTTCTGGCGCTGCACCAGTGCGGACAGCCGCGCGTCTGGCAGGATGATGAGATTCAGTTGGTGGTGATGGTGGCGGATCAAGCGGCTCTGGCTCTTTCCCAGGCGCGGGCTTACGAACAGGTTTCTCGACTTGCACAAAGAGAGGCCCTTGTCAATACGATTACAACGGCAATCCGCTCTAGCCTTGACCCGCAGGACATCTTTGCAGCAATTACGCAACAGTTGGGACAAGCCTTGCAAGTGGATGGCTGTGCCCTGTCGCTGTGGCGGAGAGAGGATGAGTTTGTTCAGTGCGTGGGCTTGTATGACGGGGCAGAAAGCCTGGTGCTGGATACATCGGTGAGCGAGGACCCGATTTTCTCCAGTACGAGCGAAGCATTTGTCACCAAAATGCAATTAGCTCCGCATCTCGGCAATCATACTTCGCTGCAAGCGAAGAATCCTCAATTACCCCACTCGGTTGTCCCAATTGCCGGAAATCCGGTGTTGCAACAGCTGCTAAATACACAAAACCCCGTGGCAGTCCACGATCTGGATCGGAACCCCGAAATGAACGGGTTCGATCTCCCTCTGCGGAGTCCGGCGCGGGCGCTGTTGGTGGTACCGTTACTCTCCGATGGTCAGATTATTGGTAGCATTACCTTGCGCCAAACGAACCGACCTCGCCGCTGGCACGCTTCAGAGGTTGAATTAGCGCAGGCGGTGGCAGCACAGGCAGCGATCGCAGTCACGCAGTCCCGACTGTATCAAAAAACTCGGCAGCAGGCGGAGCGGTTACTGGAATTAGACCGGCAGAAAACCGAGTTTTTCCAGAACGTTTCTCACGAATTTCGCACGCCGCTGACTCTGATGCTAGGGCCGCTAGAGTCAGCGGTCAATCAGCATCAGGATATGCCCTACGACCAAGCTGCGATCGCCCTACGCAACTCCCGCCGCTTACTGCGACTGGTCAATCAACTGCTGGATATCCAACGACTCGACGCCGGTCGAATGCAAGCCAGTTTCCGTCCTTGTAACTTAATAGAATTTATCGAAACCATTGTCGAAGCTTTTCGCCCCTACTGCGAGAAAAAAGGCTTGCAGCTGACACTCGAAATGAAACCCTGTCAGCCGGTTTATTTAGATTTAGAAAGATTTGACAAGGTACTCTACAACCTTCTCTCCAATGCCATGAAATTTACCGAAGCGGGAGGTACGATAGCCGTGCTAGTGCAACCCGCTGGAGATCACGTCCGAATCCAGGTTTCAGACACTGGCATTGGCATTCGCCCGGAACAAATCCCCCATCTGTTCGAGCGCTTCCGTCAAGCGGAAGGGTCAGTCAACCGCTCCTATGAAGGCAGTGGCTTGGGTTTAGCGCTGGTGAAAGAATTGGTGGAACTCCACGGCGGTCAAATTTCTGTCGAGTCGGTTTACCGAGAAGGCAGCACCTTTACCGTTTGGCTGCAAACTGGAACCGCACACCTACCGCTGGATCAGGTGTTGGAAGTGCCAACTGAAGTCCAATCCAATCGCGCTGCTGTGGAACTGGCAGATTTGGAGGTGGAAGAAGAAACTGGAGACTGGGAACTTTTGAGACAGGATGAAGCAGCATCTTCTCTGAATTCACTACCAACGGAGTCGCAACCACTATCCGCCTCCAGCGTCAATTCCTCCGTCATCCACACCGTCTTAGTGGTGGACGACAATCCAGATTTACGAGCTTATGTGTCTCGGATTTTGCTAAATGATGGCTATCAAGTTTGCATGGCTCGCAACGGCAACGAAGGATTCGCCGTCGCTAAGGAAAGGCGACCCGATCTGATCGTGACGGATTTGATGATGCCCTTTGTGTCCGGTTTGGATATGATTCGGATGCTCCGAGAGAACCCAGAACTCAAGGGAACGCCGATTATTTTGCTCACTGCCAAAGTAGACGAAGATACTCGCATTGAAGGCACTGAGAGGGGAGCCGATGCTTATCTGGCTAAGCCATTTAACGACCGGGAATTGTTAGCGTTAGTCCACAATTTGCTAGCGCTCAAGGAAAATGAGCGCCGGGTGGTGGAGCTGAATTCTTACCTGACTGAGTCGGTGCTGAAGCGCTTTTTACCTCCAACGATGGTGCAGAAGGCGGCAAAAGGCGAACTGAAGCTGGATTTGAGTCCGGAACCTAGGTTGGTTACGGTTTTATTTAGCGACATCGTGGGTTTTACCAGTTTGGCAAATACCTTGCGAGCGCGACGAGTGGCTGAGTTGCTGAATGAATATCTGGAAGCAATGACCAAAGCCGTGTTTGATAACGGTGGTACGGTAGATAAGTTTATGGGGGATGCAATTTTAGCGTTGTTTGGTGCCCCAGAGGAACTGACACCCAACGAGCAGGTACGACGGGCGATCGGTGCGGCGCGGCAAATGCACGCTTCTTTGGAGCAACTCAATCAGAAATGGTTGGAGGCAGGCATTGTTGGCACGAGCGATCGCGCACCCGTCCAGTTCCGCTGCGGCATTCACCAAGGAACTGCCGTGGTGGGAATGTTCGGAGGCAATCAACGGTCGGATTACACGGCTATCGGCCCTAGCGTGAATATTGCCTCTCGCCTTCAAGAAGCAGCCGAGCCGAATTGCATCCTGGTTTCTGCTGCCGTTGCCGATTACCTGGACGAGCAGGAAATGACCAAGTGCAGCCCACTCAAGCTCAAAGGCATCGATGAAACCGTTCTCACCTTTGCGGTTGAACTTAAAGAAAGTGCTGGGGACTGA
- the tnpA gene encoding IS200/IS605 family transposase, whose amino-acid sequence MSFWRTYYHLIWATESRQPLITPERESELYSYIIGKADAIGCIIHAIGGIEDHIHIVASIPPKLSIADFVKTIKGSSAYHLNHTPLASGLAFSWQHGYGVFSLGGKQLDEAKAYVNNQKQHHLQGTVISALERDDEPGRGA is encoded by the coding sequence ATGTCATTTTGGCGCACCTACTACCATCTCATTTGGGCAACGGAATCTCGTCAACCTCTAATTACCCCAGAAAGAGAGTCTGAACTTTACAGTTATATTATCGGCAAAGCTGATGCAATTGGTTGTATTATTCATGCAATTGGTGGTATCGAAGATCATATTCATATTGTGGCTTCCATTCCACCAAAGTTATCAATTGCTGATTTCGTAAAAACCATCAAAGGAAGTAGTGCTTATCATTTGAACCATACTCCATTAGCTTCTGGTTTAGCGTTTAGCTGGCAACATGGATATGGAGTGTTTTCATTAGGAGGTAAGCAATTGGATGAAGCGAAGGCTTATGTGAATAATCAAAAGCAACATCATTTACAAGGAACGGTTATTTCAGCTTTGGAACGGGATGATGAGCCAGGAAGGGGAGCGTAG
- a CDS encoding low temperature-induced protein: MKSIRFNLSAWVRPVRMAIAACFCALLLFSYATPAYSSTKTPAGYSGTNSRPGDGEANLTKIEEKSQKAVLKDPYSLKETQKEASQGLNEIQGAADADKMSTNENSQGVQSVEQKVQKALEGITGKD; this comes from the coding sequence ATGAAATCGATCCGTTTCAACCTGTCTGCTTGGGTACGTCCAGTGCGTATGGCGATCGCTGCTTGTTTTTGCGCTTTACTATTGTTCAGCTATGCAACTCCAGCCTACAGCAGCACAAAAACCCCCGCAGGATATAGCGGCACCAACAGTCGCCCCGGAGACGGAGAAGCCAATCTGACGAAGATTGAAGAGAAATCACAAAAGGCGGTTCTGAAAGACCCCTATTCGCTTAAAGAGACTCAGAAGGAAGCCAGCCAGGGTCTGAATGAAATTCAAGGAGCCGCTGATGCTGACAAGATGAGTACCAACGAAAACTCGCAAGGCGTCCAATCAGTTGAACAAAAAGTTCAGAAGGCGCTGGAAGGCATTACAGGCAAAGACTAA
- the modB gene encoding molybdate ABC transporter permease subunit — MLSPQSSALFSALRLSLWVALISTVFVAIAGGLLGYLLARYRFPGRNWVDAIVTLPLILPPTVVGFYLLVLFGRQGLIGRPLYEATGWTPIFTWQGAVLAASIMALPLMVKTTKAALESVDPVYLQAAATLGQSNLQTLWRVWLPLAWKGILAGIVLSFARALGEFGATLMIAGNIPGVTQTMPMAIYEAVQSGRDNIALILVVILSSLSLFILFLTNFLERSGFR; from the coding sequence GTGCTGAGTCCTCAGTCCTCAGCACTGTTCTCCGCTTTGCGCTTATCGTTGTGGGTGGCGCTGATTTCCACCGTCTTTGTTGCGATCGCGGGGGGACTGCTGGGCTACCTGTTAGCACGTTACCGCTTTCCCGGTCGAAACTGGGTGGATGCTATCGTCACGCTGCCCCTAATTTTGCCGCCGACGGTGGTGGGATTTTATCTGCTGGTTCTCTTTGGACGCCAGGGGTTAATCGGACGCCCTCTCTACGAAGCGACTGGTTGGACGCCCATTTTTACCTGGCAAGGCGCAGTCTTAGCGGCAAGCATTATGGCGTTACCGCTAATGGTAAAAACCACAAAGGCAGCTTTAGAAAGTGTTGATCCCGTTTACTTACAAGCCGCTGCGACATTGGGTCAATCGAATCTGCAAACCCTCTGGCGCGTTTGGTTGCCTTTAGCCTGGAAAGGTATCCTTGCAGGAATTGTCCTCAGTTTTGCCCGCGCGTTAGGAGAATTTGGCGCAACTTTAATGATTGCGGGGAATATTCCCGGTGTCACGCAAACGATGCCAATGGCAATCTACGAAGCCGTTCAGTCGGGACGCGACAACATCGCCTTGATTTTGGTGGTTATTCTCAGTTCGCTGTCTCTGTTCATTCTTTTTCTGACAAATTTTCTGGAACGTAGCGGATTTAGGTGA
- a CDS encoding zinc-ribbon domain-containing protein has protein sequence MKDPLSITHPQIAAQWHPTKNGDLTPDKMLAGSNKRAWWKCPQGSDHEWEAVIANRARLGAGCPCCAGRNPSVTNSLASLYPELAKQWHPAKNSTLTPDQIVAGSHKKVWWKCFYGSDHEWEASVSHRVKGTGCPFCAGQKASLTNSLSSLYPELAKQWNSTKNGRLTPDQVVAGSETKVWWVCSNPLLHEWKASIVNRVKGSGCPFCSGRAVSDTNSLASLYPEIAKQWHPTKNEKLTPDQVVAGSGYKVWWQCLNDKNHEWKAVIDNRVRGTGCPFCAGQKVSVTNSLSSLYPELAKQWHPSKNEKLTPDQVVAGSNKKVWWQCPNGTDHQWQAAPNTRAGQRIGCPFCAGKSSSVTNSLTSLYPEIAKQWHPTKNGMLTPDHVVSGSHSKAWWGCSNDPNHEWEAVIKSRVNGSGCPFCSGRRPTVVNSLARLYPEIAKEWHPLKNGTLTPEEVTAKSSKKAWWRCAIDPSHEWEATLANRTTGRGCPACNKGWTIEALRGFIGSLVNHLETFSAADLYTIFQQSGLLQTQGKGKGFVKALATGRFPKEEIEKFVNSERSIVDKFLQDKQLTLEAHETSVNDDISNKDVTSKDNFDDQIDETIEPSEEANDLELPVVQTREVLASLDHSVVSSADEEAVEFLIASAKAKIWKHVFRDEAAALAQAQSYTGDSYAERVKTEFLDEYHRAKNLPIPTGYNFRINGKIAEPNLMQRLAAVQVRDKKRVGNWSGTGAGKTLSAVLASRVINAHLTLICCPNSVVDGWKKAILNIFPDSAIATKTFTPDWANAVGDETGLGAALNLNAHRYIIVNYEKFQQPDSADWVRSFVESELIDFIVIDEIHYTKQRQVENISRRKQLVSALITAASDRNPNLHIIGMSATPVINNLQEGKSLVELVTGVAHDELDIHQTIANCMKLHQRLVTLGIRWMPDYKQQLGEPKDLSIPVDCSEFIDEIRALGRKGTHLALEQILTRARLPVIREQIKPKTLIYTHYVQGIDKLLRDALEDDGWKVGFYTGEVEFDSRREILQEFKEGNIDVLIGSSAIATGVDGLQQACNRLIINVLPWTHAEFEQLIGRIYRQGQQNPVTIVIPLTYAHVNGERWSWCDSKMQRLRFKKSIADAAVDGVVPEGYLRSPAQAYQDIIAWLEKLETGVQVIARPKIVIPIPDNDPADVQRRLQRYGDFSAMNRHWNQTRSETTHHRLQENPEEWSNYHTLYTESRKNWAVIPYEEMIRWCQQRSGYTIGDFGCGQAKLAEAVSDRHTVYSFDHVAVNQEVIACDMAHVPLDDQRLDVAIFCLSLMGANFTDYLREANRTLKLDGQLHIIEATSRFSDRPQFQTDLEALGFIVVSVQDAWKFTHIHALKTERRPQTTGELQF, from the coding sequence ATGAAAGACCCGCTATCGATTACTCATCCCCAAATAGCCGCGCAGTGGCATCCGACGAAAAACGGCGACCTCACCCCAGACAAGATGTTAGCAGGCTCAAACAAGAGAGCATGGTGGAAATGTCCTCAGGGTTCTGATCACGAATGGGAAGCAGTAATTGCGAATCGAGCCAGATTAGGAGCAGGATGCCCCTGTTGTGCTGGTCGTAATCCTTCAGTTACCAACTCTCTGGCAAGTCTTTACCCTGAACTTGCCAAGCAGTGGCATCCAGCAAAGAACAGTACACTCACTCCAGATCAGATAGTAGCAGGCTCACACAAGAAAGTATGGTGGAAATGTTTCTATGGTTCTGATCACGAATGGGAAGCGTCTGTTTCCCATAGAGTAAAGGGAACAGGATGTCCCTTTTGTGCTGGTCAAAAAGCATCACTTACCAACTCTCTATCAAGTCTTTACCCTGAACTTGCCAAGCAATGGAATTCGACCAAAAACGGGAGGCTTACCCCAGACCAAGTAGTAGCAGGTTCGGAAACAAAAGTCTGGTGGGTTTGTTCCAACCCGCTTCTACATGAGTGGAAAGCTTCTATCGTTAACAGAGTAAAAGGAAGTGGGTGTCCTTTTTGTTCTGGTAGAGCAGTATCTGATACGAACTCTCTAGCAAGTCTCTACCCTGAAATTGCTAAGCAATGGCATCCAACCAAGAACGAAAAACTTACTCCGGATCAGGTGGTAGCAGGTTCAGGTTACAAAGTTTGGTGGCAATGTCTCAACGACAAAAATCATGAATGGAAAGCTGTAATTGATAACCGAGTAAGGGGTACAGGATGTCCCTTTTGCGCTGGTCAAAAAGTGTCAGTCACCAACTCTCTGTCAAGTCTTTACCCCGAACTTGCCAAGCAATGGCATCCAAGCAAAAACGAGAAGCTTACCCCAGATCAAGTAGTAGCAGGTTCAAATAAGAAAGTTTGGTGGCAATGTCCCAATGGTACTGATCATCAATGGCAAGCAGCGCCCAATACTAGAGCTGGACAGAGGATTGGATGTCCTTTTTGTGCTGGTAAAAGCTCATCCGTAACTAATTCATTGACAAGTCTTTACCCAGAGATTGCCAAGCAATGGCATCCAACCAAAAACGGGATGCTTACTCCAGACCACGTAGTATCAGGCTCACATAGTAAAGCTTGGTGGGGATGTTCCAATGATCCTAATCACGAATGGGAAGCTGTAATTAAGAGTAGAGTCAACGGTAGTGGATGCCCGTTTTGTTCTGGCAGAAGACCAACTGTCGTCAATTCTCTCGCAAGACTTTACCCTGAAATTGCTAAAGAGTGGCATCCTTTAAAAAATGGTACGCTCACTCCAGAGGAGGTGACAGCCAAATCGAGTAAGAAGGCTTGGTGGCGTTGTGCGATCGACCCTTCCCACGAATGGGAGGCAACACTTGCTAACCGGACAACTGGAAGAGGATGCCCTGCTTGTAATAAAGGATGGACAATAGAAGCCCTCCGTGGTTTTATTGGTTCCTTAGTAAACCACCTTGAGACTTTCAGTGCAGCGGATCTCTACACGATTTTCCAGCAAAGTGGACTGCTTCAGACTCAAGGCAAAGGTAAGGGCTTCGTGAAAGCTCTTGCTACTGGACGCTTCCCAAAAGAAGAGATTGAGAAGTTCGTCAATAGTGAACGGTCAATCGTTGATAAATTCCTGCAAGATAAGCAGCTAACTCTCGAAGCACATGAAACTAGCGTCAATGATGACATCTCTAATAAAGATGTAACCTCTAAGGACAATTTTGACGACCAAATTGACGAGACGATTGAACCATCCGAAGAAGCGAACGACCTTGAGCTTCCAGTCGTCCAGACGCGGGAAGTCCTGGCATCCTTAGATCACTCCGTCGTATCCTCAGCCGATGAAGAAGCTGTCGAATTCCTCATCGCATCGGCAAAAGCAAAGATTTGGAAGCACGTCTTTCGTGATGAAGCAGCAGCCCTAGCGCAGGCTCAAAGCTACACAGGCGACAGCTACGCCGAAAGAGTCAAAACCGAATTCCTAGACGAATATCATCGAGCCAAGAATCTCCCCATCCCAACTGGCTACAACTTCCGTATCAACGGCAAAATAGCAGAACCCAACCTCATGCAGCGACTCGCCGCCGTTCAGGTACGCGACAAGAAACGAGTCGGCAACTGGTCAGGCACAGGTGCAGGCAAAACCCTCTCAGCCGTCCTCGCCAGTCGCGTCATTAACGCCCATCTAACCCTTATTTGCTGTCCTAACAGCGTTGTTGATGGTTGGAAAAAAGCGATCCTCAACATTTTCCCAGATAGCGCGATCGCTACCAAAACCTTTACACCTGACTGGGCAAATGCCGTCGGTGACGAAACTGGGTTAGGTGCGGCGCTGAATCTAAATGCTCATCGTTACATCATTGTGAACTATGAGAAGTTCCAGCAGCCAGACTCCGCTGATTGGGTGCGCTCATTTGTGGAAAGTGAGTTAATCGATTTCATCGTTATTGATGAAATCCACTACACAAAACAACGCCAAGTCGAGAACATATCGCGGCGCAAGCAACTGGTAAGCGCACTCATCACCGCCGCAAGCGATCGCAACCCAAATCTACACATCATTGGGATGTCCGCAACACCAGTAATTAATAATTTGCAAGAAGGTAAAAGTCTAGTCGAACTTGTGACAGGAGTCGCCCACGACGAACTCGACATCCACCAAACCATTGCCAACTGCATGAAACTCCACCAGCGACTCGTGACACTGGGGATACGTTGGATGCCCGATTATAAACAACAACTCGGAGAACCCAAGGATTTGTCTATCCCAGTAGACTGTAGTGAATTCATCGACGAAATTCGCGCACTGGGTCGCAAAGGCACCCACCTCGCACTTGAGCAAATCCTCACCCGCGCCCGTTTACCCGTTATTCGAGAGCAAATCAAACCGAAAACCCTGATTTATACCCATTACGTCCAAGGAATTGACAAGCTACTTAGAGACGCACTCGAAGACGACGGCTGGAAGGTTGGCTTCTACACAGGCGAAGTCGAATTCGATTCGCGGCGTGAGATTCTTCAAGAATTCAAGGAAGGCAACATCGATGTTCTCATCGGTTCAAGCGCGATCGCAACTGGCGTTGATGGTTTACAGCAAGCGTGCAATCGCCTAATCATTAACGTCCTGCCGTGGACTCACGCCGAATTCGAGCAACTAATCGGTCGCATCTACCGCCAAGGGCAACAAAACCCAGTAACAATAGTCATTCCCCTAACTTACGCCCATGTCAATGGCGAACGTTGGTCGTGGTGCGACTCGAAAATGCAGCGATTGCGATTCAAAAAGTCGATCGCCGATGCTGCCGTTGATGGTGTAGTTCCAGAGGGATACTTGCGATCGCCTGCCCAAGCCTATCAAGATATAATCGCTTGGCTAGAGAAGCTAGAAACAGGCGTCCAAGTCATCGCCCGTCCGAAGATTGTAATTCCGATTCCCGATAACGACCCAGCAGACGTGCAGCGGCGGTTGCAGCGTTACGGCGACTTTTCCGCCATGAACCGCCACTGGAACCAAACCCGAAGCGAAACTACTCACCATCGCCTACAGGAGAATCCAGAGGAGTGGTCGAATTATCATACTTTATACACTGAGTCAAGGAAAAATTGGGCGGTCATCCCTTATGAAGAGATGATTCGCTGGTGCCAACAACGTAGCGGCTACACTATCGGTGATTTCGGTTGTGGTCAGGCGAAGCTGGCTGAAGCGGTTTCAGATCGCCATACAGTTTACAGCTTTGACCATGTTGCTGTGAATCAGGAAGTTATTGCCTGCGACATGGCTCATGTTCCCCTTGACGATCAAAGGCTTGATGTAGCGATTTTCTGCCTGTCACTGATGGGAGCGAACTTCACCGATTACCTGCGGGAGGCGAACCGCACTCTGAAACTGGATGGTCAGCTTCATATTATCGAAGCAACTTCAAGATTTAGCGATCGCCCTCAATTCCAAACTGACCTAGAGGCTTTAGGATTCATTGTTGTCAGCGTTCAGGATGCATGGAAATTTACCCATATCCACGCCTTGAAGACTGAACGTAGACCCCAAACCACAGGAGAACTCCAGTTCTAG
- a CDS encoding GNAT family N-acetyltransferase gives MNPCFPLLHRQPERAAQPNGASHFIIRAAHQNDVTSLTEILADSFHPRSGIWALAYPLFRLGIYEDLRNRLRLIPPNYICLAAVAPGSTNQGRGEDSSPSPKAQERQGTNADSVVGTVEMGLRPCSWQPWSSQYPYISNLAVHRSCRRRGVAQQLLLRCERTAVEWGFCDLYLHVLENNHQARQLYLKAGYHLHHSDPSWSDWLLRRPRRLFLHKHLPCGS, from the coding sequence GTGAATCCCTGCTTTCCACTCTTGCACCGCCAACCTGAAAGAGCCGCACAACCGAATGGTGCCTCTCACTTTATCATCCGGGCAGCCCACCAAAATGATGTGACCAGCCTCACCGAGATCCTGGCAGATAGCTTTCACCCTCGGTCAGGAATTTGGGCTTTGGCCTATCCGTTATTTCGACTAGGAATTTACGAAGATTTACGCAATCGACTGCGCTTGATTCCTCCGAATTACATCTGTTTAGCCGCTGTCGCTCCGGGTAGTACCAATCAGGGGAGAGGAGAGGATTCATCCCCGTCCCCAAAAGCACAAGAACGCCAAGGAACAAATGCTGATTCCGTGGTGGGGACGGTTGAAATGGGGCTTCGTCCCTGTTCCTGGCAACCGTGGAGTTCTCAATATCCTTACATCTCGAATTTGGCTGTCCACCGCTCGTGTCGGCGACGGGGAGTCGCGCAGCAGTTACTGCTGCGCTGCGAACGAACCGCAGTGGAATGGGGATTCTGCGACCTCTACCTGCACGTGTTAGAAAACAATCATCAAGCACGGCAGCTTTATCTGAAGGCGGGATATCACCTACACCATAGCGATCCCAGCTGGAGTGACTGGCTGCTGAGGCGTCCTCGACGGCTGTTCTTGCACAAACACTTGCCTTGTGGAAGCTAA